In Alosa alosa isolate M-15738 ecotype Scorff River chromosome 23, AALO_Geno_1.1, whole genome shotgun sequence, a single window of DNA contains:
- the slc25a12 gene encoding calcium-binding mitochondrial carrier protein Aralar1 isoform X1, whose product MAVKVQSTKRADPNELKVIFQKYASVLDKEGERFMTPADFVQKYLGLHAQVHHNPKTVQLIAGVADTTKDGLISFQEFLAFESVLCVPDALFIVAFQLFDKTGTGDISFENVRDIFSQTTVHHHIPFNWDCEFVHLHFGHDRKKRLTYLEFTQFLQELQLEHARQAFAQKDKAKSGVISAMDFSDIMVTIRHHMLTPFVEENLVSAAGGGTSHMVSFSYFNAFNSLLNNMELIHKIYSTVAGTRKDTLLTKEEFVHAANKFGQITPMEIDILYQLSGLHSQTGRLNMSDIERIAPLEEGALPYNLAQTQSPGDGSRTVMLQIAESAYRFTLGSIAGATGATAVYPIDLVKTRMQNQRSTGSFVGELMYKNSFDCAKKVLRYEGFFGFYRGLVPQLLGVAPEKAIKLTMNDFVRDKFTQKDGSIPFAAEILAGGCAGGSQVIFTNPLEIVKIRLQVAGEITTGPRVSALSVVKDLGFFGLYKGAKACFLRDIPFSAIYFPAYAHMKKEFADEHGRLGPLQLLAAGAIAGIPAASLVTPADVIKTRLQVAARAGQTSYNGVIDCFRKIMREEGFRALWKGAGARVFRSSPQFGVTLVTYELLQRWLYVDFGGKRPVGSEPTPKSRISELPPVSSEHVGGYRLAAATFAGVENKFGLHLPKFKSSGVTTLYHPEPPKPESPPPADAPSSS is encoded by the exons TATGCAAGTGTTTTGGACAAGGAGGGGGAGCGGTTTATGACCCCGGCGGACTTTGTGCAGAAGTACCTCGGCCTTCACGCGCAGGTCCACCACAACCCCAAAACTGTGCAGCTCATTGCTGGTGTGGCTGACACAACCAAAGATGG GCTCATTTCTTTTCAGGAGTTCTTGGCCTTTGAGTCTGTACTATGTGTGCCAGACGCTCTCTTCATAGTGGCCTTCCAGCTCTTTGACAAGACTGGCACTGGAGATATCTCTTTTG AGAATGTGCGTGACATCTTTAGCCAGACAACGGTGCACCATCACATCCCTTTCAACTGGGACTGTGAGTTTGTCCACCTGCACTTCGGCCATGACCGCAAGAAACGTCTCACCTACCTGGAGTTCACACAGTTTCTGCAG GAGCTGCAGCTGGAGCATGCGCGACAGGCGTTTGCACAGAAGGACAAGGCCAAGAGCGGCGTCATCTCGGCCATGGACTTCAGCGACATCATGGTCACCATCCGACACCACATGCTCACGCCCTTCGTGGAGGAGAACCTGGTCTCG GCTGCAGGGGGAGGTACTTCTCACATGGTTAGTTTCTCTTACTTCAACGCCTTCAACTCTCTACTCAACAACATGGAGCTCATTCACAAGATCTACAGCACTGTGGCTGGCACGCGCAAGGATACACTGCTCACCAAAg aggAGTTTGTTCATGCTGCTAATAAGTTTGGCCAGATCACTCCCATGGAGATCGACATCCTGTACCAACTGTCTGGCCTTCACTCCCAAACCGG ACGACTGAACATGTCAGACATCGAGAGGATAGCGCCACTGGAGGAGGGCGCGCTGCCTTACAACCTGGCTCAGACACAG TCCCCGGGCGATGGCTCGCGAACAGTAATGTTGCAGATAGCGGAGTCAGCGTATCGCTTCACTCTGGGCTCCATCGCTGGAG caacGGGGGCGACAGCAGTGTACCCCATTGACCTGGTGAAGACGCGCATGCAGAACCAGCGCTCCACCGGCTCCTTCGTGGGTGAGCTCATGTACAAGAACAGCTTCGACTGTGCCAAGAAGGTGCTCCGCTACGAGGGCTTCTTTGGATTCTACAGAG GCCTTGTGCCCCAGCTCCTTGGAGTGGCTCCAGAGAAGGCCATCAAACTGACGATGAATGACTTTGTGCGCGACAAGTTCACCCAAAAAGACGGTTCCATTCCCTTTGCTGCCGAGATCTTAGCTGGCGGCTGT gCTGGTGGATCTCAGGTGATCTTCACCAACCCGCTGGAGATCGTCAAGATCCGGCTCCAGGTTGCCGGGGAGATCACCACGGGGCCTCGTGTGAGCGCGCTCAGTGTGGTCAAAGACCTCGGCTTCTTTGGCCTCTACAAG GGTGCCAAGGCTTGTTTCCTGAGAGACATCCCTTTCTCGGCCATCTACTTCCCAGCCTACGCCCACATGAAGAAGGAGTTTGCTGACGAGCACGGCCGACTGGGACCCCTGCAGCTCCTCGCTGCTGGCGCCATCGCTG GTATCCCCGCGGCCTCTCTGGTCACGCCCGCTGACGTCATCAAAACGCGACTGCAGGTGGCTGCGCGTGCTGGTCAGACCTCGTACAACGGCGTGATCGACTGCTTTCGCAAGATCATGAGGGAGGAGGGCTTCAGGGCACTGTGGAAGGGTGCTGGAG CTCGAGTGTTCCGCTCCTCCCCTCAGTTCGGTGTGACCCTGGTGACCTACGAGCTGCTCCAGCGGTGGTTGTACGTGGACTTTGGTGGAAA ACGGCCTGTAGGCTCAGAGCCCACTCCCAAGTCCCGCATCTCGGAGCTCCCGCCTGTGTCCTCGGAGCACGTTGGCGGCTACCGCCTCGCCGCGGCCACCTTTGCCGGCGTGGAGAACAAGTTCGGCCTTCACCTGCCCAAGTTCAAGTCCTCGGGGGTGACCACCCTCTACCACCCCGAGCCCCCCAAGCCCGAGAGCCCTCCGCCGGCCgatgccccctcctcctcttag
- the slc25a12 gene encoding calcium-binding mitochondrial carrier protein Aralar1 isoform X2: MTPADFVQKYLGLHAQVHHNPKTVQLIAGVADTTKDGLISFQEFLAFESVLCVPDALFIVAFQLFDKTGTGDISFENVRDIFSQTTVHHHIPFNWDCEFVHLHFGHDRKKRLTYLEFTQFLQELQLEHARQAFAQKDKAKSGVISAMDFSDIMVTIRHHMLTPFVEENLVSAAGGGTSHMVSFSYFNAFNSLLNNMELIHKIYSTVAGTRKDTLLTKEEFVHAANKFGQITPMEIDILYQLSGLHSQTGRLNMSDIERIAPLEEGALPYNLAQTQSPGDGSRTVMLQIAESAYRFTLGSIAGATGATAVYPIDLVKTRMQNQRSTGSFVGELMYKNSFDCAKKVLRYEGFFGFYRGLVPQLLGVAPEKAIKLTMNDFVRDKFTQKDGSIPFAAEILAGGCAGGSQVIFTNPLEIVKIRLQVAGEITTGPRVSALSVVKDLGFFGLYKGAKACFLRDIPFSAIYFPAYAHMKKEFADEHGRLGPLQLLAAGAIAGIPAASLVTPADVIKTRLQVAARAGQTSYNGVIDCFRKIMREEGFRALWKGAGARVFRSSPQFGVTLVTYELLQRWLYVDFGGKRPVGSEPTPKSRISELPPVSSEHVGGYRLAAATFAGVENKFGLHLPKFKSSGVTTLYHPEPPKPESPPPADAPSSS; the protein is encoded by the exons ATGACCCCGGCGGACTTTGTGCAGAAGTACCTCGGCCTTCACGCGCAGGTCCACCACAACCCCAAAACTGTGCAGCTCATTGCTGGTGTGGCTGACACAACCAAAGATGG GCTCATTTCTTTTCAGGAGTTCTTGGCCTTTGAGTCTGTACTATGTGTGCCAGACGCTCTCTTCATAGTGGCCTTCCAGCTCTTTGACAAGACTGGCACTGGAGATATCTCTTTTG AGAATGTGCGTGACATCTTTAGCCAGACAACGGTGCACCATCACATCCCTTTCAACTGGGACTGTGAGTTTGTCCACCTGCACTTCGGCCATGACCGCAAGAAACGTCTCACCTACCTGGAGTTCACACAGTTTCTGCAG GAGCTGCAGCTGGAGCATGCGCGACAGGCGTTTGCACAGAAGGACAAGGCCAAGAGCGGCGTCATCTCGGCCATGGACTTCAGCGACATCATGGTCACCATCCGACACCACATGCTCACGCCCTTCGTGGAGGAGAACCTGGTCTCG GCTGCAGGGGGAGGTACTTCTCACATGGTTAGTTTCTCTTACTTCAACGCCTTCAACTCTCTACTCAACAACATGGAGCTCATTCACAAGATCTACAGCACTGTGGCTGGCACGCGCAAGGATACACTGCTCACCAAAg aggAGTTTGTTCATGCTGCTAATAAGTTTGGCCAGATCACTCCCATGGAGATCGACATCCTGTACCAACTGTCTGGCCTTCACTCCCAAACCGG ACGACTGAACATGTCAGACATCGAGAGGATAGCGCCACTGGAGGAGGGCGCGCTGCCTTACAACCTGGCTCAGACACAG TCCCCGGGCGATGGCTCGCGAACAGTAATGTTGCAGATAGCGGAGTCAGCGTATCGCTTCACTCTGGGCTCCATCGCTGGAG caacGGGGGCGACAGCAGTGTACCCCATTGACCTGGTGAAGACGCGCATGCAGAACCAGCGCTCCACCGGCTCCTTCGTGGGTGAGCTCATGTACAAGAACAGCTTCGACTGTGCCAAGAAGGTGCTCCGCTACGAGGGCTTCTTTGGATTCTACAGAG GCCTTGTGCCCCAGCTCCTTGGAGTGGCTCCAGAGAAGGCCATCAAACTGACGATGAATGACTTTGTGCGCGACAAGTTCACCCAAAAAGACGGTTCCATTCCCTTTGCTGCCGAGATCTTAGCTGGCGGCTGT gCTGGTGGATCTCAGGTGATCTTCACCAACCCGCTGGAGATCGTCAAGATCCGGCTCCAGGTTGCCGGGGAGATCACCACGGGGCCTCGTGTGAGCGCGCTCAGTGTGGTCAAAGACCTCGGCTTCTTTGGCCTCTACAAG GGTGCCAAGGCTTGTTTCCTGAGAGACATCCCTTTCTCGGCCATCTACTTCCCAGCCTACGCCCACATGAAGAAGGAGTTTGCTGACGAGCACGGCCGACTGGGACCCCTGCAGCTCCTCGCTGCTGGCGCCATCGCTG GTATCCCCGCGGCCTCTCTGGTCACGCCCGCTGACGTCATCAAAACGCGACTGCAGGTGGCTGCGCGTGCTGGTCAGACCTCGTACAACGGCGTGATCGACTGCTTTCGCAAGATCATGAGGGAGGAGGGCTTCAGGGCACTGTGGAAGGGTGCTGGAG CTCGAGTGTTCCGCTCCTCCCCTCAGTTCGGTGTGACCCTGGTGACCTACGAGCTGCTCCAGCGGTGGTTGTACGTGGACTTTGGTGGAAA ACGGCCTGTAGGCTCAGAGCCCACTCCCAAGTCCCGCATCTCGGAGCTCCCGCCTGTGTCCTCGGAGCACGTTGGCGGCTACCGCCTCGCCGCGGCCACCTTTGCCGGCGTGGAGAACAAGTTCGGCCTTCACCTGCCCAAGTTCAAGTCCTCGGGGGTGACCACCCTCTACCACCCCGAGCCCCCCAAGCCCGAGAGCCCTCCGCCGGCCgatgccccctcctcctcttag